A portion of the Diprion similis isolate iyDipSimi1 chromosome 4, iyDipSimi1.1, whole genome shotgun sequence genome contains these proteins:
- the LOC124405504 gene encoding atrial natriuretic peptide-converting enzyme-like, with protein MTVAVEHKRKSSWDSKISVSTVSTRRFSRAGTPSSILSSDSDIRFTRKLGGQYRCGCCVLAAFLLFLLFASVAIYLGYTFLSAEPPGDQIFLATFRVVDGDVFVSDLADPSTEAFRIRSREYRDRLNLVFRRSSLKLYFLVTEILALDGVDGRDLVVHFDVRFDPRYRTITAADVAEVLAQEISPGSPKYLGNLTVDPKSVEVQESREALTAQVILQTTASTLPPTTTPPPPRRCSRLGLGYCKHLPYNVTSYPNVLGHRSLQDVQNDVIAFRELVDAECYRLAYDFVCQVLQPACLPGLHEDRLHLPCRSFCREFWNGCGNRLPDRIRDALDCSNFPEYSGPGSCRPKPGCVQDLQAKALSPRICDGIIDCPDLSDEKGCSYCQENSLHCGIGRVCIPRSKRCDGKIDCPNGSDEKDCLTLAPNLSSLRLQPADTPHYPKYSREGYVIFNEKGSVGKLCTENLNSTLPAPEMETVLQTAASSLCTLLSYTGVESVEVKIDEEDDVAYVHMEDPSASEITFVRAPCPSKEVMYVRCSELECGIQALRGKGRVQSLAKMAAPGDWPWHVALFKQEVHVCDATLVSSSWLLTTGTCFQGQPKAEWVARLGTVRLSSSSPWQQERRIVGMVKSPVEGSGIVLLKLDQHVTAFSDFVRPVCLPSNEDPLPPADNSSCNTLGWARNRDLLQRVQLQHSAMPRCENISIVSVNTVCTEAAYSNDDCNEEEVAGSPMLCLLGDARRWALAGVGSWRIACPKAGVERPRLYDQISSNVAWIRSTIS; from the exons atgactGTAGCCGTGGAGCACAAGCGTAAAAGCTCGTGGGATTCGAAG atcTCAGTGAGCACGGTGAGCACACGTCGATTCAGTCGAGCTGGAACACCAAGTTCGATCTTATCGTCCGACAGCGACATCCGATTTACGAGAAAACTGGGCGGTCAGTATCGTTGCGGATGCTGCGTCCTTGCTGCTTTTTTGCTATTCCTGCTATTTGCCAGTGTTGCGATTTACCTTGGAT ACACATTTCTCAGTGCGGAACCGCCCGGagatcaaatatttttggcgACGTTCCGTGTCGTCGATGGTGATGTTTTTGTCAGCGATTTAGCAGACCCGTCCACAGAGGCTTTCCGTATTCGATCAAGAGAGTACAGAGACCGGTTGAATCTCGTGTTTAGAAGAAGCTCTCTAAAACTCTACTTCTTGGTGACTGAGATCCTCGCCCTAGACGG TGTCGACGGCCGTGACCTAGTGGTACACTTCGACGTAAGATTCGATCCTCGGTACCGTACAATAACCGCCGCTGATGTGGCCGAGGTTCTTGCGCAAGAGATATCCCCTGGATCTCCCAAGTACCTAGGAAACTTAACGGTCGATCCGAAGAGTGTCGAGGTGCAGGAAAGTCGGGAGGCTCTCACTGCTCAAGTCATTCTACAAACTACCGCCTCCACACTTCCGCCGACAACCACACCTCCGCCTCCGAGAAGATGCTCTAGGCTTGGTCTCGGATACTGCAAACATCTGCCCTACAACGTCACTTCCTATCCCAACGTCCTGGGTCATCGATCTCTTCAGGATGTTCAAAACGACGTCATCGCTTTCAG AGAGCTCGTCGACGCTGAATGTTATCGTCTGGCCTACGATTTCGTCTGCCAAGTATTACAACCGGCATGCTTACCGGGTTTACATGAAGACAGACTCCACCTACCCTGCCGGAGTTTTTGCAGAGAGTTTTGGAACGGATGCGGAAATCGTCTACCGGACAGAATTCGCGATGCTTTAGACTGCTCCAATTTCCCAGAGTACTCTGGCCCTGGAAGCTGTAGACCAAAACCGG GCTGTGTTCAGGATCTTCAGGCGAAAGCACTGTCACCTCGAATATGCGACGGGATTATCGATTGCCCTGATCTTTCCGACGAAAAGGGTTGCTCCTACTGTCAAGAGAACAGCCTCCATTGTGGAATTGGAAGAGTTTGCATACCTCGGAGTAAAAGATGCGACGGAAAAATCGACTGTCCGAATGGAAGCGACGAAAAAGATTGTC TTACTCTGGCCCCGAATTTGAGCTCGTTGAGATTACAGCCCGCGGACACCCCGCATTATCCCAAGTACAGTAGAGAGGGTTACGTGATATTCAACGAGAAGGGTAGCGTTGGAAAGCTATGTACCGAAAACCTGAATTCAACTCTTCCGGCGCCAGAGATGGAGACGGTGCTCCAAACAGCGGCGAGCTCTCTCTGTACCCTGCTGAGCTACAC GGGGGTCGAATCGGTCGAAGTGAAGATagacgaagaggacgacgtGGCCTACGTGCACATGGAGGACCCGTCAGCGTCGGAAATCACGTTCGTCCGTGCTCCGTGCCCAAGCAAAGAGGTCATGTACGTGCGATGCTCGGAGCTGG AGTGTGGAATCCAAGCTCTCCGCGGCAAGGGCAGAGTTCAGAGTCTGGCCAAAATGGCCGCCCCCGGTGACTGGCCCTGGCACGTGGCACTCTTCAAGCAGGAGGTTCACGTCTGCGACGCGACCCTCGTTTCGTCCAGTTGGCTCCTGACAACCGGCACATGCTTCCAAGG GCAACCGAAGGCCGAATGGGTCGCCCGACTCGGTACCGTCAGGCTGTCGAGCTCGTCACCGTGGCAACAGGAGCGCCGAATCGTAGGGATGGTCAAGTCGCCCGTTGAAGGGAGCGGCATTGTCCTCTTGAAGTTGGACCAGCATGTAACCGCCTTTTCAGACTTTGTCAGACCGGTTTGTCTGCCTTCGAACGAAGATCCTCTCCCGCCTGCCGATAACTCTTCGTGCAACACCCTCGGCTGGGCGAGAAACc GTGACCTTTTGCAGAGGGTGCAGCTCCAGCACAGCGCCATGCCACGATGCGAAAATATCAGCATAGTTTCGGTGAACACCGTATGCACCGAGGCAGCCTATTCCAACGACGATTGCAAC GAAGAAGAGGTGGCCGGAAGTCCGATGCTCTGTCTCCTTGGCGACGCGCGAAGATGGGCTCTAGCAGGTGTTGGAAGCTGGAGAATAGCGTGTCCGAAGGCTGGAGTCGAACGGCCGAGACTCTACGATCAGATCTCGTCAAACGTGGCGTGGATCAGATCGACGATAAGCTGA
- the LOC124405192 gene encoding pyridoxine/pyridoxamine 5'-phosphate oxidase produces MTDIHITCIMTVLLSRILTSRYPGNFSSNVINKACRCSKSSKIFRDSMDAISDLAYIEVKADNPLVLFKEWQQEAKNFASVIPAAFCLATVSKEGKVSARNLILRRLDEDGFVMMTDRRSQKSQNLSEVPSAAMCFLLAYKNDTGEHVSRQVRIEGPVAEMKKEDYQELYDAETLPCKIRSHVCHQGKKVEWDELKASHDRLLQSVTDDKTDLPMPDHFVAYKLTPLMMEFYYQRDHLIADRVLFVKDSNTDAWNHHHLAA; encoded by the exons ATGACCGACATCCATATCACATGTATCATGACTGTGCTGCTCAGTAGGATTCTGACGAGTCGATATCCGGGCAACTTCAGCTCTAATGTGATTAACAAAGCTTGCCGATGCTCAAAGTcatcaaagatttttcgagACAGCATG GACGCAATTTCGGACTTGGCTTATATTGAGGTGAAAGCTGACAACCCCCTCGTCCTTTTTAAGGAATGGCAACAAGAGGCGAAGAATTTCGCCTCCGTAATACCGGCGGCTTTCTGCTTGGCTACTGTCTCCAA AGAAGGAAAAGTAAGCGCTCGTAATCTCATACTCAGACGCTTAGACGAAGACGGTTTCGTCATGATGACCGATAGACGGAGTCAGAAATCACAAAACTTG AGCGAAGTACCATCAGCAGCTATGTGCTTTTTATTGGCGTACAAAAACGACACTGGAGAACACGTTTCCCGACAG GTACGAATAGAGGGTCCAGttgcagaaatgaaaaaggagGATTACCAGGAGCTGTACGACGCTGAAACACTGCCCTGCAAAATACGATCCCACGTCTGTCATCAAGGCAAAAAGGTCGAATGGGACGAACTTAAGGCCTCCCATGACCGACTGCTACAGAGCGTTACAGACGACAAGACTGATCTACCCATGCCCGATCATTT tgtCGCCTATAAGCTGACGCCCTTAATGATGGAATTCTACTATCAACGAGATCACCTGATCGCTGATCGCGTTTTATTCGTTAAGGATTCGAACACGGATGCCTGGAATCATCACCATCTCGCAGCTTGA